The genomic stretch CTCTACCCAGAAACAGGAGCTTTCAGGAGATGGGGGTAGGAAAGGGGCAATGTGCACATGGTCACAAGGTCCCCTCAGTAGACTGAGGGTGCTAAGTAACACCAAGAACCCTCTGAAGATGGAGCTCCCCAGCCTACCAGCTttgaaaataatacatgaaaactgGATTCATAAGACAGCCACAATGATGAGAAAGTTTACCTTTAAGTAGCCACAATGTGCCTGCAATTTAATGGATATGAAAAGGATCTTAAATACAACCCTGGAACTAACAAAATCAGTCTGGTCTGTTCCTTGTACAGCCAGTCTTGAGATATCCAAGTTGGCATCAGCCTGTCTACCAACTAGGATCTACCACCTTCTACTCTAGGGCTCTTCTGCTGAAATACAAGGCTCCACTCTTATCTGTTAAATGTCAGTTGAGAGATGAGACCTGTTTCATCTACCTCTCCTCAGCTCTAGGCCACCAGAAAATTCAGTACTAAGGAATGAAAGGGCAAAGGAATGAAAGGTTAACCTTTGGACCAGATTCTTGATGATCCAAACTAAAACCAGGAAGATCTCCTCTAAAACACAAATGCTTTGTTCAGGGGTTTATcagtgggagaagaggaagcaTGAAGAGGATGAAGCTCCCAGGTCTTCACATCCACACTATGCCACTCCTGGCTGAGGGCGTGGGTCACAGCCTCTCACAGGTAAGAAGTGGTGGTGGTACAAGCACAAGCTTTGGAGTCACACAGAGCTGACTCCCAGTCCAAGCACAGTCGGCCGCTTACTAGCGATGTGACAAGACCAAGTCAGttacctctctaagcctcagctttcttctctgtaaaatggaggagaTACAACATTAGCCTCAAGGGGTTActgaaaggattaaatgagataacatatgcAAAGGACTTATTACAGTTTCTGATAGAGTAAGCACTAAAGgcggaggagagaaaaaaaaaagaaggaagctcAAAAATATTGTGCACTTACGCTCCCTCCTCCCAGCTGAGGATTTATAAACATCATCAAATACAACTCAACTTTGAGAATACATTATATGATGATTTGGGTAGCAGAATTTTATCTTCCTAATTATGTTTTGCTTAGGCAAATGTCAAAAATGAGTTTCCACTTCCAGAGCAGACACTGATGGGAGAGTGGAGAGAAGGAGGTGCGGGGGCGAAGAGGGCATGCTGGCGGGGAGGGGCCCAGAAACACATTCAACAAGAGCAGTGTGGAAAGTATAGGACTTGATGATTCATCTGTCCAATCTCAGTCCACAAACGCACACCAAGAGATAACTGCATGCAAATCTGATGGACTAGAGGAGTCTGGACATATTTCTGCACAGGCCTGACAGTGAGTGGGGCATGGCCAAGATCAGGCACTACCCCTGCCCAGGCCTGGGTGGAAAATCTCAAGTGCACCTTTAATGGCTCCTTCAGAACAGCTCTAGTTTATGACTCCAGAGACCAAGGCTGACACCAAGCTTCAGAGGTTTGTGAAAGCCAGAGTTCATGAACAACAGAACCAGAGTGTGAACCCAGATCCCTATGATGCCAAAGCCTGTGTCTTAAGTCAAACGTTTCAGTGAGAGGAGGTGGAGAATTTTCCATGAAGCAGGGACAGATTAAGCAATGCCATATTTAGAGGACAAAATAAGTTGAGCTAGAAATAAAGGCTAGAGCTAGAAAAGTTAGTCTATAACTGCCCAAGTGACAGACTGTAAGATGTCAGTGGCAACTGGACTTACAGATAGTGAGGAGCTAGCCAGGGACTTTATTAGGCAGttattctaaaaatattcatCGTTGTGTACAACGGCATAGAGAGCAGAGACCTTAAAGCAATATAACTCTCAATATGCCGGTCATCTAGAAATGTGATCAGGGCTGGTTACGAAATACATTTCCAAGCAAGAGATGACAATCTGATGACCTGGcaaaaagtcaaagaaagaatGAGCTGTCAGGGTTGGATGGAACCTCCAGAGATGATAAGAAATTAGGTATCAACTAATTCCTAGAAGATAAAGAGTCCAgtcttagaaaaattttaaaaagcgaGAGCAGGATATTCAAAGGTAATCAAATACAACTTAAACGTCTTAATGTTAAAAAAGTTGCACATTCTCATGTGAAAACACATTTAGAGTCTGAGATAAGAGGAAACAATAATCAAGATACAATAAATCTTATTAAGGAAAGTTCACTGATTAAAGCGACAACCACGTAAACTCAGAGACGAGGAAATGCCTAAAACCTTCTcgtatcctttctttttcctcctctctctcctctcagcaTTTGCTGAGTGCAGGCAAGGGAGCAGGCATCTGCCTACATAGGTAGCAAGTCTGTGGGGTCGACAGTCTAGGAGGGGAGATAGACATTAACCAAACGATGACAAAAACAAAtgcccagctttttttttttcatgaagatgGCGCCGAAGGCGAAGAaggaagcccctgcccctcctaAAGCTGAAGCCAAAGCAAAGGCTTTGAAGGCCAAGAAAGCAGTGTTGAAAGGTGTCCATagccacaagaaaaagaagatccgGACGTCACCCACCTTCCGGCGGCCCAAAACACTGCGGCTCAGGAGGCAGCCCAAATATCCTCGGAAGAGCGCCCCCAGGAGAAACAAACTTGACCACTATGCCATCATCAAATTCCCCCTCACCACTGAGTCAGccatgaagaaaatagaagacaacAACACACTGGTATTCATTGTGGATGTCAAGGCCAACAAGCACCAAATTAAACAGGCTGTGAAGAAGCTCTATGACATTGACGTGGCTAAGGTCAATACTCTGATCAGGCCtgatggagagaagaaggcaTATGTTCGACTGGCTCCTGACTATGATGCTTTGGATGTTGCCAACAAAATTGGGATCATCTAAACTGAGTCCAGCTGGCTAATTCCAAATATAAGTTTtcactatgtaaaaaaaaaaaaaaaaaaaaaaacaaatgcccaACTGCAAATGAAGAAATGCTCAACGTGGTACCGTGCCTCTAAACAGGGCTCCTGACAGGTAAGGGAGGACCGTATGGTCTGCTATCTCCAGGTGCTGAAATAAGGGAGCTCGGGACACTTACCTAACCATGATGCAATGAGGATAGCATCAATTCCGTCTATTGGCTCACATATTCGAGCCACGACTGGGTGGATCTGCTGGGCCAGGTAGTACTGGGTGTCAATGCTTAAATTGTCCTGCTTCTGCAGCTGCTCGGGTGCATAGGCCCTCTGACCTGCAGTGAGGTTTGAACCATCCTATAAGAGGACACAGTACAGGGAAAGTTGTGAGAAATAATACGTTCTTGGCCAAAGAGAGGgacaattaaaattttacatattcaaTTCCAAAGCCCAAGAAGTCCTTTTGACCTGTTGGTGGTCCTAAGCATCTAACGGGAGGAAGATCAAGGAGAACAACTCACCCACTGTCCAGGAATGTAAATCCAGCATGTGTTGTGTTCTATTTTTTGTTGAAACATGAAACCAACAAGATGGCATGACTAGATTAAATAATTCCACCTGCCATATCACAGAAACACACAGGGAAGACTTGCTAACAAAGGCCTTTTAGAAGCCATGACCAAGAAATGTGTGACCCTTTTATTATGTTAACGTCATAGTATCATCTTAAAAGACTGGGTGTATATGCGTATTCAACATCTCTTGATGAAAGCTGTAAGTGTCACTGAGAAACAAATGAGCAAGGGGAAAAGACAAGAGCATGAAACTCAACAGTAGTAACCTACGCACAAGATATAATGCATgcgtgtgctcagtggctcagtcatgtctgactctttgtgacccccatggactgcagcctaccaggctcctctgttcgtgtgatttcccaagcaagaatactgaagtgggttgccatttccttctccaagggatcttgccgacccagggattgaacccacgtctcctgcatctcctgcactggcagacagattgtttaccactgcgccacctgggaagcccacaagatATTAACAGGTAAGAGTAAACTGGCCCATACACAGTCCTGTGGGTGATGTCATCACCATGTGTGAATCAAAAAGGCATCACTCCACTGGACCAACATCCAACAACTAACTCCACTCTTTCTCTTGTCTGCAACAACAGAATCTAATGTTCAGATTCATAAATTTTAACTATTCACAGTGCTCAGCTGCTCTGCAAAACTGATTACAATGTTAATCCTATTCTTTGATTCCTGCTACAATCAGTCCCTTCTCAGTTTAACGCCAAGGTCAAAGCAAAGGCCACCTTTCACATCACTGTCTTACAACAAACTGGAGGCAATGGCCTCTTTCTCTGGTTAGGCTCCTGACAGAAACAAACTAGGATGTGTATCAACCAGCTTCTACCTATGCTAAGATATAATGAAAGAACAAGAAAGGAAGCAAACCTCagattatgg from Cervus elaphus chromosome X, mCerEla1.1, whole genome shotgun sequence encodes the following:
- the LOC122689152 gene encoding 60S ribosomal protein L23a, whose product is MKMAPKAKKEAPAPPKAEAKAKALKAKKAVLKGVHSHKKKKIRTSPTFRRPKTLRLRRQPKYPRKSAPRRNKLDHYAIIKFPLTTESAMKKIEDNNTLVFIVDVKANKHQIKQAVKKLYDIDVAKVNTLIRPDGEKKAYVRLAPDYDALDVANKIGII